A stretch of the Capsicum annuum cultivar UCD-10X-F1 chromosome 10, UCD10Xv1.1, whole genome shotgun sequence genome encodes the following:
- the LOC107845717 gene encoding uncharacterized protein LOC107845717 isoform X1 produces the protein MADDFCFVTKDSFIIKPPKISPMMLRMVVLIFAMVCGVYICSIGLKQIGVSSTGRIVSVHLVEKPCEATDIEPLERPYVHFPKPTTFSRGECACNPVRNFAILSTQRSGSGWFETLLNSHMNISSNGEIFSIKIRKSNMSTIVETLDKLYNLDILTSASKNECTAAVGLKWMLNQGLMQHHQQIVEYFRARGVSAIFLFRRNLLRRMVSMLANSYDQNSKMLNGTHKSHVHSPKEAEILASYKPMINTTLLIPDLKQVDDMAIKAVEYFNSTRHIILYYEDIINNQTILYDVQDFLKVPRRDLHSRQVKIHKGTLSSQVENWVDVEKTLKGTPYESFLRADYKI, from the exons ATGGCTGACGATTTTTGTTTTGTCACCAAG GACTCCTTCATAATAAAGCCACCAAAGATTTCTCCGATGATGCTGAGAATGGTGGTCTTAATCTTTGCAATGGTATGTGGAGTTTATATATGTTCAATTGGCCTGAAACAAATTGGTGTGAGTTCCACTGGACGGATCGTAAGTGTTCATTTGGTTGAAAAGCCATGTGAGGCAACTGACATTGAACCTTTGGAAAGACCTTATGTGCACTTCCCCAAGCCAACAACTTTTAGCCG GGGTGAATGTGCTTGCAATCCTGTAAGAAATTTTGCAATATTATCGACACAGAGATCTGGTAGTGGATGGTTTGAGACATTGTTAAACAGTCATATGAATATAAGCTCTAATGGGGAGATTTTTTCTATTAAAATCCGGAAAAGTAACATGTCAACAATTGTGGAAACTCTGGACAAACTTTATAACCTAGACATTTTGACAAGTGCTTCCAAGAATGAATGTACTGCTGCAGTTGGACTCAAGTGGATGCTTAATCAG GGTCTGATGCAGCATCATCAGCAAATTGTTGAATATTTCAGAGCCAGAGGAGTTTCTGCTATTTTTCTCTTCAGGAGAAATCTGTTGCGTAGAATGGTTTCAATGCTAGCAAATTCCTACGATCAGAATTCTAAGATGTTAAATGGAACTCACAAGTCTCATGTGCATTCTCCCAAGGAG GCTGAGATACTTGCAAGTTACAAACCTATGATAAACACAACTTTGCTGATCCCCGACCTGAAGCAAGTAGATGACATGGCTATAAAAGCTGTGGAATACTTCAATAGCACTCgacatattatattatattacgAGGAcataataaataatcaaaca ATACTGTACGATGTTCAAGATTTTCTGAAAGTTCCTAGAAGGGACCTTCACAGTCGCCAGGTGAAGATACACAAAGGGACATTGTCTTCACAAGTTGAAAATTGGGTTGATGTTGAAAAGACACTCAAGGGAACACCATATGAAAGCTTCCTACGTGCAGATTACAAGATATAG
- the LOC107845717 gene encoding uncharacterized protein LOC107845717 isoform X2, translated as MMLRMVVLIFAMVCGVYICSIGLKQIGVSSTGRIVSVHLVEKPCEATDIEPLERPYVHFPKPTTFSRGECACNPVRNFAILSTQRSGSGWFETLLNSHMNISSNGEIFSIKIRKSNMSTIVETLDKLYNLDILTSASKNECTAAVGLKWMLNQGLMQHHQQIVEYFRARGVSAIFLFRRNLLRRMVSMLANSYDQNSKMLNGTHKSHVHSPKEAEILASYKPMINTTLLIPDLKQVDDMAIKAVEYFNSTRHIILYYEDIINNQTILYDVQDFLKVPRRDLHSRQVKIHKGTLSSQVENWVDVEKTLKGTPYESFLRADYKI; from the exons ATGATGCTGAGAATGGTGGTCTTAATCTTTGCAATGGTATGTGGAGTTTATATATGTTCAATTGGCCTGAAACAAATTGGTGTGAGTTCCACTGGACGGATCGTAAGTGTTCATTTGGTTGAAAAGCCATGTGAGGCAACTGACATTGAACCTTTGGAAAGACCTTATGTGCACTTCCCCAAGCCAACAACTTTTAGCCG GGGTGAATGTGCTTGCAATCCTGTAAGAAATTTTGCAATATTATCGACACAGAGATCTGGTAGTGGATGGTTTGAGACATTGTTAAACAGTCATATGAATATAAGCTCTAATGGGGAGATTTTTTCTATTAAAATCCGGAAAAGTAACATGTCAACAATTGTGGAAACTCTGGACAAACTTTATAACCTAGACATTTTGACAAGTGCTTCCAAGAATGAATGTACTGCTGCAGTTGGACTCAAGTGGATGCTTAATCAG GGTCTGATGCAGCATCATCAGCAAATTGTTGAATATTTCAGAGCCAGAGGAGTTTCTGCTATTTTTCTCTTCAGGAGAAATCTGTTGCGTAGAATGGTTTCAATGCTAGCAAATTCCTACGATCAGAATTCTAAGATGTTAAATGGAACTCACAAGTCTCATGTGCATTCTCCCAAGGAG GCTGAGATACTTGCAAGTTACAAACCTATGATAAACACAACTTTGCTGATCCCCGACCTGAAGCAAGTAGATGACATGGCTATAAAAGCTGTGGAATACTTCAATAGCACTCgacatattatattatattacgAGGAcataataaataatcaaaca ATACTGTACGATGTTCAAGATTTTCTGAAAGTTCCTAGAAGGGACCTTCACAGTCGCCAGGTGAAGATACACAAAGGGACATTGTCTTCACAAGTTGAAAATTGGGTTGATGTTGAAAAGACACTCAAGGGAACACCATATGAAAGCTTCCTACGTGCAGATTACAAGATATAG